The following proteins are encoded in a genomic region of Haloarcula salinisoli:
- a CDS encoding DUF5787 family protein → MREFGFELALCGALEGDERLVSRQLGGHVHGRRILDTVVVAGDIPARAAITSERIPTAAIESDVGTGRARYWKDAFDCHPDRAERAVELAVERGFFERERRGGRTYVRQTARYPDWVDRVTAIENKPDLDRPGELEAQLRTDVSLALADEVVLATADYVTRAHLNRIPDAVGVWRFDPDSGEREVVREPEPLPTDGPGIERIEGHPGRTDVRPVTAPEIASARTRLAERAYAKGWRTFDYPACAQCSPDDDGLPYCAWKGRPVRASEECGAACGGYEASDPPPVDTDTLRASRSPWEPEPDGYRRRQSGLDRFR, encoded by the coding sequence GTGCGTGAGTTCGGCTTCGAGCTGGCGTTGTGTGGGGCCCTCGAGGGCGACGAGCGGCTGGTGAGCCGGCAACTGGGCGGCCACGTCCACGGGCGGCGCATCCTCGACACCGTCGTCGTCGCGGGCGATATCCCGGCGCGGGCCGCCATCACCAGCGAGCGCATCCCGACGGCGGCCATCGAGTCCGACGTGGGGACGGGCCGGGCCCGCTACTGGAAGGACGCCTTCGACTGCCACCCCGACCGGGCCGAGCGGGCCGTCGAACTCGCCGTCGAGCGGGGCTTTTTCGAGCGTGAACGCCGCGGTGGTCGGACGTACGTCCGCCAGACCGCCCGCTATCCGGACTGGGTCGACCGTGTCACGGCCATCGAGAACAAGCCCGACCTCGACCGACCGGGTGAGCTTGAGGCCCAGCTCCGGACCGACGTGTCGCTGGCGCTTGCCGACGAGGTGGTGCTGGCGACGGCCGACTACGTCACCCGCGCCCACCTCAACCGCATCCCCGACGCGGTCGGCGTCTGGCGGTTCGACCCCGACAGCGGCGAGCGCGAGGTGGTCCGGGAGCCGGAACCGCTCCCGACCGACGGGCCGGGCATCGAACGCATCGAGGGCCACCCCGGCCGGACCGACGTGCGGCCGGTGACGGCCCCAGAGATTGCGAGCGCCCGGACCCGGCTGGCCGAGCGGGCCTACGCGAAGGGGTGGCGCACGTTCGACTACCCAGCGTGTGCGCAGTGTTCGCCCGACGACGACGGCCTCCCGTACTGTGCGTGGAAGGGCCGCCCCGTCAGAGCGAGCGAGGAGTGTGGCGCGGCGTGTGGTGGGTACGAGGCGAGTGACCCGCCGCCGGTCGACACCGACACGCTGCGGGCGAGCCGCTCGCCGTGGGAGCCCGAGCCAGACGGCTATCG
- a CDS encoding translation initiation factor IF-2 subunit gamma produces the protein MTSNNQPEVNIGLVGHVDHGKTTLVQALSGEWTDQHSEEMKRGISIRLGYADATFRRCPEGEEPEAFTVSERCEDHDVDTDHLRTVSFVDAPGHETLMATMLSGAAIMDGAVLVVSATEPVPQAQTEEHLSALDIIGIDNIVIAQNKVDLVDEERAMQNYEQIEEFVEGTVAEGAPVVPISAGQEANIDLLIDAIEREIPTPERDPDADARMMVARSFDINRPGTTYEDLLGGVLGGSLVAGELEVDDELELRPGREVEEGGKTEWRPVETDVRSLQSGGDFVDQVTPGGLLGVGTGLDPSITKGDALAGQVAGPPGSLPPTHEQFVMDVDLLERIVGDDGGEVEEISTGEPLMLTIGTATTVGSVTSARGGECEVALKRPVCAEAGAKIAINRRVGTRWRLIGVGTLRE, from the coding sequence ATGACATCAAACAACCAACCGGAGGTGAACATCGGACTCGTCGGCCACGTCGACCACGGGAAGACCACCCTGGTACAGGCGCTGTCCGGCGAATGGACCGACCAGCACTCCGAGGAGATGAAGCGCGGAATCTCTATTCGGCTCGGCTACGCCGACGCCACCTTCCGTCGCTGTCCCGAGGGCGAGGAGCCCGAGGCGTTCACCGTTTCCGAACGCTGTGAGGACCACGACGTCGACACCGACCACCTTCGGACGGTGTCGTTCGTCGACGCCCCCGGTCACGAGACGCTGATGGCGACGATGCTGTCGGGCGCGGCCATCATGGACGGGGCCGTCCTCGTGGTGTCGGCGACCGAACCCGTCCCACAGGCCCAGACGGAGGAGCACCTCTCCGCGCTGGACATCATCGGCATCGACAACATCGTCATCGCCCAGAACAAGGTCGACCTCGTCGACGAGGAGCGGGCGATGCAGAACTACGAGCAGATCGAGGAGTTCGTCGAGGGGACCGTCGCCGAGGGCGCGCCCGTCGTGCCCATCAGCGCGGGCCAGGAGGCCAACATCGACCTGCTCATCGACGCCATCGAGCGGGAGATTCCCACCCCCGAGCGCGACCCCGACGCGGACGCCCGCATGATGGTCGCGCGCTCGTTCGACATCAACCGGCCCGGCACCACCTACGAGGACCTGCTGGGCGGTGTCCTCGGTGGCTCGCTCGTCGCGGGCGAGCTCGAAGTCGACGACGAACTCGAACTCCGTCCCGGCCGCGAGGTCGAAGAGGGCGGCAAGACCGAGTGGCGCCCGGTCGAGACGGACGTCCGCTCGCTGCAGTCCGGCGGCGACTTCGTCGACCAGGTCACGCCCGGTGGCCTGCTCGGTGTCGGGACCGGCCTGGACCCATCGATTACGAAGGGTGACGCCCTGGCCGGCCAGGTCGCCGGCCCGCCCGGCAGCCTCCCGCCGACCCACGAGCAGTTCGTCATGGACGTCGACCTGCTCGAACGCATCGTCGGCGACGACGGCGGCGAGGTCGAGGAGATTTCGACCGGCGAGCCGCTGATGCTCACCATCGGCACCGCCACCACCGTGGGCTCGGTCACCAGCGCCCGCGGGGGCGAGTGCGAGGTCGCGCTCAAACGGCCGGTGTGTGCCGAGGCCGGCGCGAAGATCGCTATCAACCGCCGTGTCGGCACTCGATGGCGACTCATCGGCGTCGGCACACTGCGTGAATGA
- a CDS encoding NAD-dependent epimerase/dehydratase family protein, with amino-acid sequence MEYLVTGATGLVGSHVVDQLVEDDHDVVAVTRSASNAGHLPDEITVTEGDITEKASLREPMAGVDGVFHIAGWAYVGPGPENERKAERINVEGTRNVLELIDELDVPKGVYTSTTGLYDDTDEPVDESDDPERPSSPVYTRTKWDAHYEVARPMMDDGLPLVVVLPGNAFGRWDKPYGTNRGVLRDYLQEELPMIPRDWAFPFEHAADTARSHILAMERGEPGEEYIVAGETHTMEALFDVAEAITGVPAPRTVPPSLFGLLASAMGVVERVTTPPEGLRAETLDFLSGKHVAVDNTKARRELGIDHRPVEDGLREYFAWEREQLAAES; translated from the coding sequence ATGGAGTATCTCGTCACCGGGGCGACGGGACTGGTCGGCTCGCACGTCGTCGACCAGCTCGTCGAGGACGACCACGACGTGGTGGCGGTGACGCGCTCGGCATCGAACGCGGGCCACCTGCCCGACGAGATCACCGTCACCGAGGGCGATATCACCGAGAAGGCGAGTCTGCGCGAACCGATGGCCGGCGTCGACGGCGTCTTCCACATCGCAGGGTGGGCCTACGTCGGCCCTGGACCCGAAAACGAGCGGAAAGCCGAGCGCATCAACGTCGAGGGTACGCGGAACGTCCTGGAGCTGATAGACGAGCTCGACGTGCCCAAGGGTGTCTACACCAGCACGACAGGCCTCTACGACGACACGGACGAGCCGGTCGACGAGTCCGACGACCCCGAGCGACCCTCCTCGCCCGTCTACACCCGGACGAAGTGGGACGCCCACTACGAGGTCGCGCGGCCGATGATGGACGATGGACTGCCCCTCGTCGTCGTCCTGCCGGGCAACGCCTTCGGTCGGTGGGACAAGCCCTACGGGACGAACCGCGGCGTCCTGCGGGACTACCTGCAGGAGGAGCTCCCGATGATTCCCCGGGACTGGGCGTTCCCGTTCGAACACGCCGCCGACACCGCGCGGTCACACATTCTGGCGATGGAGCGGGGCGAGCCGGGCGAGGAGTACATCGTCGCGGGCGAGACACACACGATGGAAGCCCTGTTCGACGTGGCCGAGGCCATCACCGGCGTCCCGGCCCCGCGGACGGTCCCGCCGTCGCTGTTCGGTCTCCTGGCCAGCGCGATGGGGGTCGTCGAGCGCGTGACGACACCCCCCGAGGGGCTCCGCGCGGAGACGCTCGACTTTCTGAGCGGGAAGCACGTCGCGGTGGATAACACGAAGGCCAGGCGCGAGCTCGGTATCGACCATCGGCCGGTCGAGGACGGCCTGCGCGAGTACTTCGCGTGGGAGCGCGAGCAGCTGGCGGCCGAGTCGTAG
- a CDS encoding DUF7473 family protein has translation MLQAGTPSLTGGGVLAVIVTLLLTWLFYAVTLHLAATFFIGETPTQLAAKAAIVPAIVSMLLQQWGVSSGLVSPSLGVLVVVVATLVADGIAISLSYRLSTSSTAPLVALHLAFAAVLGFALNNIFSLV, from the coding sequence ATGCTCCAGGCCGGCACGCCGAGTCTGACGGGCGGCGGCGTCCTCGCAGTCATCGTCACGCTGCTGTTGACGTGGCTGTTCTACGCCGTTACCCTCCATCTGGCGGCGACCTTCTTTATCGGTGAGACGCCGACACAGCTGGCGGCAAAGGCCGCCATCGTCCCCGCCATCGTCTCGATGTTGCTCCAGCAGTGGGGGGTCTCTTCGGGGCTGGTCTCGCCTAGCCTCGGCGTGCTCGTCGTCGTCGTCGCCACGCTCGTCGCAGACGGCATCGCTATCAGCCTCTCCTACCGGCTCTCGACGAGTTCGACGGCGCCGCTCGTGGCGCTCCACCTGGCCTTCGCCGCGGTGCTTGGCTTCGCGCTGAACAACATCTTCAGTCTCGTGTAG
- a CDS encoding DNA-directed RNA polymerase, giving the protein MYKRVRLRDTVEVPPRHLADVSPGMVKKLLQDKLEGRMDEDVGSVVSVIEVHDIGDGAVLPNKPGVYYEAEFDALTFDPQMQEVVDGEVVEVVNFGAFIGIGPVDGLLHVSQISDEYLAYDEENQQLASRESNRTLGVGDPVRARIVTKSIDERNPRDSKIGLTAKQVGLGKHGWLKEERKKREGPAEAGDS; this is encoded by the coding sequence ATGTACAAACGGGTACGCCTACGCGATACAGTCGAAGTGCCGCCGCGCCACCTCGCGGACGTCAGTCCGGGGATGGTCAAGAAGCTCCTGCAGGACAAACTGGAGGGCCGGATGGACGAGGACGTCGGCAGCGTCGTCTCCGTCATCGAGGTCCACGACATCGGTGACGGGGCCGTCCTCCCGAACAAGCCCGGTGTCTACTACGAGGCCGAGTTCGACGCCTTGACCTTCGACCCCCAGATGCAGGAAGTCGTCGACGGGGAGGTCGTCGAGGTCGTCAACTTCGGGGCCTTCATCGGCATCGGCCCGGTCGACGGGCTGCTCCACGTCTCCCAGATCTCCGACGAGTATCTGGCCTACGACGAGGAGAACCAGCAGCTTGCCTCCCGCGAGTCGAACCGCACCCTCGGTGTCGGTGACCCGGTCAGGGCCCGCATCGTCACCAAGAGCATCGACGAGCGCAACCCCCGCGACTCCAAGATCGGCCTCACCGCAAAGCAGGTCGGCCTGGGCAAACACGGCTGGCTCAAGGAGGAGCGCAAGAAACGCGAGGGCCCAGCGGAAGCCGGTGATAGCTGA
- a CDS encoding MFS transporter, with protein sequence MDDNDRAIVSFTGLAHALVHTYELSIPIFVVVWLTEFPVTTATLGTVVAVGYALFGAGALPGGVLTDRYGSNTLVTLCLVGMGASFLLLSVAPTVPVIAVALGLWGLSASVYHPAGLALISKGVEERGTGFAYHGMAGNAGIALGPLVTALLLLVADWRLVAALLVLPAVGAVAYARTAEFDEMAAVDTAGEASPDGGEASDESRPSSDQRSDGGESNAAADGPPNSLRDFLADSRALFTVGFTLAMLVVMANGLFYRGVLTFLPDVLGGFLPPVGDVLGLFADSPLAAEFDLASYLYVGLLTVGIGGQYAGGKLTDRIPTPIGMVAVFAALAVVAVLFVPAAGAGIAPLLAVSAGLGFLLFALQPLYQATIAEYSPPGDRGLSYGYTYLCSFGIGAAGAAISGYLLSTVGVDGTFLGLALFPVFGLGVALALWRLDGGH encoded by the coding sequence ATGGACGACAACGACCGCGCTATCGTCTCCTTTACCGGGCTGGCCCACGCGCTGGTCCACACCTACGAGCTCTCTATCCCCATCTTCGTCGTCGTCTGGCTCACCGAGTTCCCCGTGACGACCGCGACGCTCGGCACCGTCGTCGCCGTCGGCTACGCCCTCTTCGGCGCGGGCGCGCTGCCCGGCGGCGTGCTCACCGACCGCTACGGCTCGAACACGCTCGTTACGCTCTGTCTCGTCGGGATGGGTGCCTCCTTCCTGCTGCTCTCGGTCGCGCCCACCGTTCCAGTTATCGCCGTCGCGCTCGGGCTGTGGGGTCTCTCGGCCAGCGTCTACCACCCCGCCGGGCTGGCACTCATCTCGAAAGGCGTCGAGGAACGGGGCACCGGCTTCGCGTACCACGGGATGGCCGGCAACGCCGGTATCGCGCTGGGGCCGCTCGTTACTGCCCTCCTCTTGCTCGTTGCCGACTGGCGTCTCGTGGCCGCCCTGCTAGTCCTGCCCGCGGTTGGTGCCGTCGCCTACGCACGGACTGCGGAGTTCGACGAGATGGCCGCCGTCGACACGGCGGGTGAGGCAAGCCCCGACGGCGGGGAGGCGAGCGACGAGAGCCGCCCCTCGTCGGACCAGCGTTCCGACGGCGGCGAGTCGAACGCTGCAGCAGACGGCCCACCGAACTCCCTCCGCGACTTTCTCGCCGATAGCCGCGCGCTCTTCACCGTCGGCTTCACCCTCGCGATGCTCGTGGTGATGGCCAACGGGCTGTTCTATCGCGGGGTGCTCACCTTCCTCCCGGACGTGCTCGGGGGCTTTCTCCCGCCCGTGGGCGACGTGCTCGGCCTGTTTGCCGACAGCCCGCTCGCCGCGGAGTTCGACCTGGCCTCGTACCTGTACGTGGGGCTGTTGACTGTCGGTATCGGCGGCCAGTACGCGGGCGGAAAGCTCACCGACCGCATCCCCACACCCATCGGCATGGTGGCCGTCTTCGCGGCGCTCGCCGTTGTCGCCGTTCTCTTCGTCCCCGCCGCGGGGGCCGGTATCGCGCCACTGCTGGCGGTCAGCGCCGGGCTCGGCTTCCTCCTCTTTGCGCTCCAGCCGCTCTACCAGGCCACTATCGCCGAGTACAGTCCGCCCGGTGACCGCGGACTCTCCTATGGCTACACCTACCTCTGTTCGTTCGGTATCGGTGCCGCCGGCGCGGCTATTTCGGGGTATCTCCTGTCGACGGTCGGCGTCGACGGGACCTTCCTCGGGCTTGCACTGTTCCCCGTCTTCGGTCTCGGCGTCGCGCTGGCGCTGTGGCGGCTGGACGGGGGTCACTGA
- a CDS encoding GTP-dependent dephospho-CoA kinase family protein — MADVLLDLPETLRSELKEPMGAIYTDTAALLADAGEPLVAVGDMVTYHLLEAGRVPDLALVDEQTKRSAVDSDVTAAITGFDRTVAVANPAGTLTSELLEAMRAGLDSDATTLVDVDGEEDLAALPAVLMVSETASVVYGQPDEGMVLVTPDGAVRDRVRSILSRMDGDSQAVFDAISSRE; from the coding sequence GTGGCCGACGTTTTGCTGGACCTTCCCGAGACGCTCCGCAGCGAACTCAAGGAGCCGATGGGCGCTATTTATACCGACACAGCGGCGCTGCTTGCCGACGCCGGCGAGCCGCTCGTCGCCGTGGGGGATATGGTCACCTACCACCTGCTCGAAGCGGGCCGGGTGCCCGACCTCGCGCTGGTCGACGAGCAGACCAAGCGGTCGGCCGTCGACAGCGACGTGACCGCAGCTATCACCGGCTTCGACCGGACTGTCGCGGTCGCCAATCCGGCCGGAACGCTCACCAGCGAACTGCTCGAGGCGATGCGTGCGGGACTGGACAGCGACGCGACGACGCTCGTCGACGTCGACGGCGAGGAGGACCTGGCCGCGCTGCCGGCCGTGCTCATGGTCTCGGAGACGGCCAGCGTCGTCTACGGCCAGCCCGACGAGGGGATGGTGCTCGTGACGCCCGATGGGGCCGTTCGGGACCGTGTGCGCTCGATTCTGTCTCGGATGGACGGGGACTCCCAGGCGGTTTTCGACGCGATTTCGTCCCGAGAATAG
- a CDS encoding rubrerythrin-like domain-containing protein has protein sequence MPRWSDPAPCDDDERLFECPDCGKRLCTDLSTVSCDRCGVEMQNLSVPRPQ, from the coding sequence ATGCCACGGTGGTCAGACCCCGCCCCCTGCGACGACGACGAACGGCTCTTCGAGTGCCCGGACTGCGGTAAGCGGCTCTGTACCGACCTCTCGACGGTGAGCTGTGACCGGTGCGGCGTCGAGATGCAGAACCTGAGCGTCCCCCGACCGCAGTAG
- a CDS encoding TIGR01177 family methyltransferase, whose amino-acid sequence MYVLELGGQDDPFARREAASAASDVTPLAPGLATARGVTDRVGHLAYTHRACELVGTAAPDVESARAVLDAATVDREGTVAVRAVDVRASTGIDTQRAERALGGVLTDRGFAVDLEAPDHTLYAYFADPAGDEETDEPAGDACCALGWQVVDSLRDFGGRQPTDRPFFQPGSMAPLEARALVNIAGARPDTTVVDPMCGTGGLLLEAGLVGADVVGGDAQEKMVRGTRRNLRHVLDGDGHPAPDRYPAAGEWGLFRADAARLPLADDAADAVVFDAPYGRQSRIEGELAPLVSGALEAAHRIAPRCVLVADRDWSHLAREAGWTVTDRFERRVHRSLVRHVHVLA is encoded by the coding sequence GTGTACGTCCTCGAACTCGGCGGACAGGACGACCCCTTCGCGCGCCGCGAGGCCGCGAGCGCGGCCAGCGACGTGACCCCACTGGCGCCCGGGCTCGCCACCGCCCGCGGCGTCACCGATCGCGTGGGCCACCTCGCCTACACGCACCGGGCCTGCGAGCTCGTCGGCACCGCCGCCCCCGACGTCGAGAGCGCGAGGGCTGTCCTCGACGCGGCCACCGTCGACCGCGAGGGGACCGTCGCGGTCCGGGCCGTCGACGTGCGTGCCAGCACGGGCATCGACACCCAGCGGGCCGAGCGCGCGCTGGGTGGCGTACTGACCGACCGGGGCTTCGCCGTCGACCTGGAGGCGCCCGACCACACGCTCTACGCGTACTTCGCCGACCCCGCGGGCGACGAGGAGACCGACGAACCGGCCGGGGACGCCTGCTGTGCGCTGGGCTGGCAGGTGGTCGACTCCCTGCGCGATTTCGGCGGCCGCCAGCCCACCGACCGGCCGTTCTTCCAGCCCGGCAGCATGGCCCCGCTGGAGGCCCGCGCGCTGGTAAACATCGCCGGCGCCCGCCCCGATACCACCGTCGTCGACCCGATGTGTGGCACCGGCGGCCTCCTGCTGGAGGCCGGTCTCGTCGGGGCCGACGTGGTAGGCGGCGACGCACAGGAAAAGATGGTCCGGGGCACCCGGCGGAACCTCCGACACGTCCTCGACGGCGACGGACATCCGGCGCCCGACCGGTATCCTGCTGCGGGCGAGTGGGGGCTGTTCCGCGCAGACGCCGCGCGCCTGCCACTCGCCGACGACGCCGCCGACGCCGTGGTCTTCGACGCGCCCTACGGCCGCCAGTCCCGCATCGAGGGCGAGCTCGCCCCCCTCGTTTCCGGTGCGCTCGAAGCCGCCCACCGAATCGCCCCTCGCTGTGTGCTGGTCGCCGACCGGGACTGGAGCCACCTCGCCCGCGAGGCCGGCTGGACCGTCACCGACCGGTTCGAGCGCCGCGTCCATCGGTCGTTAGTCAGGCACGTTCACGTGCTGGCGTGA
- a CDS encoding TATA-box-binding protein has protein sequence MVDPKETINIENVVASTGIGQELDLQSVAMDLEGADYDPEQFPGLVYRTQDPKSAALIFRSGKIVCTGAKSTDDVHQSLRIVFDKLRELNIQVDDDPEIVVQNIVTSADLGRNLNLNAIAIGLGLENIEYEPEQFPGLVYRLDEPDVVALLFGSGKLVITGGKKPDDAKEAVDKIVSRLEELGLLD, from the coding sequence ATGGTTGACCCCAAGGAAACCATCAACATCGAAAACGTCGTCGCCTCGACCGGTATCGGCCAGGAGCTCGACCTTCAGAGCGTGGCGATGGACCTCGAGGGTGCCGACTACGACCCTGAGCAGTTCCCCGGACTCGTCTACCGCACGCAGGACCCCAAGTCCGCGGCGCTAATCTTCCGTTCGGGCAAGATCGTCTGTACCGGCGCGAAGTCGACAGACGACGTCCACCAGAGCCTGCGCATCGTCTTCGACAAGCTGCGGGAGCTGAACATCCAGGTGGACGACGACCCGGAGATCGTCGTCCAGAACATCGTCACATCGGCGGACCTCGGACGCAATCTGAACCTCAACGCCATCGCCATCGGGCTGGGACTCGAGAACATCGAGTACGAGCCCGAGCAGTTCCCCGGCCTCGTCTACCGGCTCGACGAGCCCGACGTGGTGGCGCTCCTGTTCGGTTCCGGGAAGCTGGTCATCACCGGCGGCAAAAAGCCCGACGACGCCAAGGAGGCCGTCGACAAGATCGTCTCCCGGCTCGAAGAGCTCGGGCTGCTGGACTGA
- a CDS encoding DUF188 domain-containing protein, with protein MIVLDTNALMMPVECEVRLFEELDRVAPRATETSSGDQPRDDAGDYLAPDAVREELDKLADGAGNEATAAAVGRDLLERCTLAATEADYADDAVLELAQRDDVTHAVTNDKPLKHRLLDAGIPVISLRGRNKLGITQP; from the coding sequence ATGATAGTGCTTGACACGAACGCACTCATGATGCCGGTCGAATGCGAGGTTCGCCTCTTCGAGGAGCTCGATAGGGTCGCGCCACGCGCGACCGAAACGTCGAGCGGCGATCAGCCGCGAGACGACGCCGGGGACTACCTCGCGCCGGACGCGGTCCGCGAGGAACTCGACAAACTGGCCGACGGCGCCGGCAACGAGGCCACCGCGGCCGCCGTCGGTCGCGACCTATTGGAGCGGTGTACGCTCGCCGCGACCGAGGCCGACTACGCCGACGACGCCGTGCTCGAACTCGCACAGCGCGACGACGTGACACACGCCGTAACGAACGATAAACCCCTCAAACACCGCCTGCTCGACGCGGGGATTCCAGTAATTAGTTTAAGGGGCCGGAACAAACTGGGTATCACTCAACCATAA
- a CDS encoding MFS transporter, with amino-acid sequence MLAAVAAGWFLVLGMRFVVPAVLPTIRAEFAVSNTSAGAAVTVLWLTYAAMQFPTGVYIDRVGERVLLVGSALLSGVGLLAYLVAPTYALFVLATAGFGLGTGLYGPPRGTLLSRTFDANEGVAFGTVMAAGSVGSAALPLVAVAVTARYGWRVGLAAVAPLFLLVAVALWLSISDRETATDDRSLRADLRAVLAGLGDRRLALAVLGAMVMLLVFQAVTAFLTTYLVTTRGISQGTAGGILSGLFVGGAVSQALTGRLADTYGTPKVLVGVAVGSAVPLALLPVLSGQLPLGLAAAAIGVRMSSGPLTNAYIVDVLPDAVEGTGWGLLRSGFFAVGSLGSVFVGALADRGLFDLSFYLMAGLTLVAGGLFLVLPRRD; translated from the coding sequence CTGCTGGCGGCCGTCGCGGCGGGCTGGTTCCTCGTGCTGGGGATGCGTTTTGTCGTCCCCGCCGTCCTCCCGACCATCCGCGCGGAGTTCGCGGTGTCGAACACCAGCGCGGGCGCGGCGGTCACCGTCCTCTGGCTCACCTACGCGGCCATGCAGTTCCCCACGGGGGTGTACATCGACCGCGTCGGCGAGCGGGTGTTGCTGGTCGGCTCGGCGCTGCTGTCCGGTGTCGGGCTGCTCGCCTACCTCGTCGCGCCGACCTACGCGCTGTTCGTGCTGGCGACGGCCGGGTTCGGGCTGGGGACCGGACTCTACGGCCCGCCCCGTGGTACCCTGCTCTCCCGGACCTTCGACGCCAACGAAGGGGTCGCCTTCGGGACGGTGATGGCCGCCGGCTCCGTCGGCTCGGCCGCCCTCCCGCTCGTCGCCGTCGCCGTCACCGCCCGCTACGGCTGGCGGGTCGGGCTGGCCGCCGTCGCGCCCCTGTTCTTGCTCGTCGCCGTCGCGCTCTGGCTCAGCATCTCCGACCGGGAGACGGCCACCGACGACCGGTCGTTGCGGGCCGACCTCCGGGCGGTCCTGGCCGGACTGGGCGACCGCCGGCTGGCACTCGCAGTACTGGGCGCGATGGTCATGCTGCTGGTCTTCCAGGCCGTGACGGCGTTCCTGACGACGTATCTCGTCACGACGCGCGGTATCAGTCAGGGGACCGCCGGGGGCATCCTCTCCGGGCTGTTCGTCGGCGGCGCCGTCTCCCAGGCGCTGACCGGGCGGCTGGCCGACACGTACGGCACTCCGAAGGTGCTCGTCGGGGTCGCAGTGGGCAGCGCCGTCCCGCTCGCACTGCTCCCGGTACTTTCGGGACAGCTCCCCCTGGGACTGGCCGCGGCCGCCATCGGCGTCCGGATGAGTTCGGGGCCGCTGACGAACGCCTACATCGTCGACGTGCTCCCCGACGCCGTCGAGGGCACCGGGTGGGGGCTGTTGCGGAGCGGCTTCTTCGCCGTCGGCTCGCTCGGCTCGGTGTTCGTCGGTGCCCTGGCCGACCGCGGCCTCTTCGACCTCTCGTTTTACCTGATGGCCGGGCTGACGCTGGTGGCTGGTGGACTGTTCCTGGTGTTGCCGCGGCGGGACTAG
- the hisG gene encoding ATP phosphoribosyltransferase gives MRIAVPNKGRLHEPAEDLLERAGLHIVDGADRQLYADTVDPEVTVLYARAADIPEYVSDGAADIGITGLDQVKESEVSNLEELLDLDFGSCRLVLAAPEEGDIETVYDLDGGTVATEFPNIARSYFTDLDVDVDIAEVSGATELTPHVDIADGIIDITSTGTTLRMNRLGIIDEVLSSSVRLFAREDVADDEKVKQVQMALHSVLSAEGKRYLMMNVPESALSEVKDVLPGMGGPTVMDIAGSDDVAVHAVVDDSHVFETINDLKDVGASDVLVTEIERLVE, from the coding sequence ATGCGAATCGCCGTCCCCAACAAGGGTCGCTTGCACGAGCCGGCCGAGGACTTGCTCGAACGGGCCGGCCTCCACATCGTCGACGGAGCCGACCGCCAACTGTACGCCGACACCGTCGACCCCGAGGTGACGGTGCTGTACGCCCGCGCCGCCGACATCCCGGAGTACGTCTCCGACGGTGCGGCCGACATCGGCATCACCGGGCTGGACCAGGTCAAAGAGTCCGAGGTCAGTAATCTCGAGGAGCTGCTGGACCTGGACTTTGGCAGCTGCCGGCTGGTACTGGCCGCGCCGGAGGAAGGCGACATCGAGACCGTCTACGACCTGGACGGCGGCACCGTCGCCACCGAGTTCCCCAATATCGCCCGGAGCTACTTCACTGACCTCGACGTGGACGTCGACATCGCGGAGGTCTCCGGCGCGACCGAACTCACCCCCCACGTCGACATCGCCGACGGCATCATCGACATCACCTCGACCGGGACGACACTGCGGATGAACCGGCTGGGGATTATCGACGAAGTGCTCTCCTCCTCGGTGCGGTTGTTTGCTCGCGAGGACGTGGCCGACGACGAGAAGGTCAAGCAGGTGCAGATGGCACTGCACTCGGTGCTGTCGGCCGAGGGGAAACGCTACCTCATGATGAACGTCCCCGAGAGCGCGCTTTCCGAGGTGAAAGACGTGCTGCCGGGGATGGGCGGGCCGACGGTGATGGACATCGCCGGCAGCGACGACGTGGCCGTCCACGCCGTCGTCGACGACAGCCACGTCTTCGAGACTATCAACGACCTCAAAGACGTGGGCGCCAGCGACGTACTGGTGACGGAAATCGAGCGGCTAGTCGAATAG
- the spt4 gene encoding transcription elongation factor subunit Spt4 produces MADRLVCRDCHRVQGAEIESQCEACGGTSLTEDWAGYVVIAHPEESDIAAEMEVTKPGQYALKVR; encoded by the coding sequence ATGGCGGACCGACTCGTCTGTCGTGACTGTCACCGCGTCCAGGGCGCCGAAATCGAGAGCCAGTGTGAGGCCTGTGGCGGCACCTCCCTGACGGAGGACTGGGCGGGCTACGTCGTCATCGCCCACCCCGAGGAATCGGACATCGCCGCCGAGATGGAAGTGACGAAACCGGGCCAGTACGCGCTGAAAGTCCGCTAA